Below is a genomic region from Candidatus Acidiferrales bacterium.
GAGAATCTTCAAGGTGATGTCGGAATTTGTCGATGGGTTTGACCTGATGAGTCGAGCCGCGCCGGCAGTTTCAATTTTTGGGTCGGCAAGAATGAAACCGGGGAGCAAATATTATGAGCTGACACGCCAGGTCGCATGCGAACTGGCCAAAACGGGTTATGCGATAGTGAGCGGGGGCGGAGGAGGATTAATGGAGGCTGCAAATCGCGGCGCTAGAGAAGGCGGCGGCCAATCCATCGGGCTAAATATTGCACTGGAGTTTGAGCAAAAGGCAAATGATTATGTCGATCCGGACAAACTGATGACGTTCCATCACTTCTTCGTGAGGAAAGTTATGTTCGTTAAGTACGC
It encodes:
- a CDS encoding TIGR00730 family Rossman fold protein, with the protein product MSISTNHNGNDRMTVLEARQRDIWRIFKVMSEFVDGFDLMSRAAPAVSIFGSARMKPGSKYYELTRQVACELAKTGYAIVSGGGGGLMEAANRGAREGGGQSIGLNIALEFEQKANDYVDPDKLMTFHHFFVRKVMFVKYAQGFVVMPGGYGTMDEFSEAITLIQTHKTVSFPVVLMGRNYWKKLLEWMQGTALEEGCISKTDLDIFHVCDEPDEVVQIIKEFGIRHGFVTNF